The genomic segment agaaactctgatcatttgtttccgcctccaccgggggatcgaacccggaacctcaggactacgaatctgaaccgctgtccactcagctgtcaggcctcttAAGGGCTGCCGCTATTAACCCTGACTGTTCATTGGCTGATGCGTGATGTTATTTCTTGGTAGGTCTGTTGCAAGAAAACATCCTGTTCAATGTTGTTCAACTCTTCAGGCCTTGCAAGCGTTAACGAGCCAAGTTTGAGCCCTATGTGGTGGAGTGGAACGATTGAACAGCGTTCCTCCAGTGTTCACTTAACATTAACCGGGGACCTGGTTGTAAAGCAAGTAGCGGATCGTGCCTCAGGGCAATGGAACAAGACAAGGCTTACGATGAACCGTGGGAGGGAGCACTCAGGCCCCGTAGGCGTGGGTTATAAGTCATCTTGCAACCTTCATTGTAAAAACAAACAAATCAAATGATAACAAAATTATCAACATTGAGCATTGAATCTTGCAGTGTTGAAGTGTCAAGTGGTGTCTAGCAACTGTTCATACACATTGAACGTTGCAACAATTACGCTTATGTTTAATTATGTTAATTATCTCCATGGAGGGCAGTTCAAATGTAATTAATTAGCAACTTAAACACGTTTCCAGGACTATTGTGACGAAATTATCACGTCACGTCACCCACCTCCAGGGTCACGTCACCCACCTCCAGGGTCACGTCACATACCTCCAGGGTCACGTCACCCACCTCCAGGGTCACGTCACCCACCTCCAGGGTCACGTCACCCACCTCCAGGGTCACGTCACCTACCTCCAGGGTCACGTCACATACCTCCAGGGTCACGTCACATACCTCCAGGGTCACGTCACCCACCTCCAGGGTCACGTCACCCACCTCCAGGGTCACGTCACCCACCTCCAGGGTCATGTCACCCACCTCCAGGGTCACGTCACCCACCTCCAGGGTCACGTCACATCACCCACCTCCAGGGTCACGTCACCCACCTCCAGGGTCACGTCACGTCACCCACCTCCAGGGTCACGTCACATCACCCACCTCCAGGGTCACGTCACCCACCTCCAGGGTCACGTCACATCACCCACCTCCAGGGTCACATCACCCACCTCCAGGGTCACATCACCCACCAACAGGGTCACGTCACCCACCTCCAGGGTCACATCACCCACCTCCAGGGTCACATCACCCACCAACAGGGTCACATCACCCACCTCCAGGGTCACATCACCCACCTCCAGGGTCACATCACCCACCTCCAGGGTCACATCACCCACCTCCAGGGTCACATCACCCACCTCCAGGGTCACATCACCCACCTCCAGGGTCACATCACCCACCTCCAGGGTCACATCACCCACCTCCAGGGGTCACGTCACATTACCCACCTCCAGGGTCACATCACCCACCTCCAGGGGTCACGTCACATCACCGACTCCCGACGTCAAGTTGATTAGTTGATAGAACAAGATGTTCTATTTTCCTTATGGCGTAGTGTTGTGACTCCTGAGGAACAGTCTCAGATGACAATGAAAAGTTTTGCCAGTTGTGTCACATttgtattttaatatattttttaatattccTGGATAAGATAATCAAAAGTAGGTATTTTATTTGTCTTGGTCATACTTAGCGCTACAAAACATTATGTTCAGAAATTGTAATAAATCGAAGGAATTCTCGTTTATTGCCTAGTACCGGGGATATAAAAGGAATGCTGTGTAAATTGTCCAAGTTAAATACAAAAGAAAAACACTCCTTAATGGCCATGGAATCTCATTTTTCACATGAACTTTGGCCTTCAGATCCCCAataaaaattcggcgattttttTACGGAATTAACAGATGGAAAAAAAAATACGTAATTAACACATGAAAAATCATTGCTTTTAGTAATGAATGGGGTACAGAAAAGTAAAGTTGCTGGCTAGTGATTTATTTGGCAATAAAGATTAACAGGTGTTGAACACAGCGAGGAACTATAGGCGATTGATGGAAGGTGTTGCGGTCTGGAGAACAAGACAGTACAGCGGTGTCTTAAGAACATTAAGCATTAAAAAAACTGCAGAAGACCCAATCGAGGCAAATCCTATTTATATCCCCCAAAatccattcatatatatgtctaacctacacttgaaacaatccagtgatccCACGTCTATGATGTTACCTGTAATTTATTCCATAAACAAACAACGCTATTTCCAAAAACAGTTTTTATCCTGGTCTATCCTGAATCTAaagttatccaatttatataaattattttcagCTTTatattgcattgatatatttaaAATGTTATGTAGATTTTCTTTCTTCGTGTATATGCTTAAATTTATATCACCCCTTATGTTTTGCCTTTCTCGAGAATGTAAATCTAGCTTCATTAATCTCTCTTCTCAAGGGACGACCTATATCTAAAGCCCTTGAACAAGGTGTTGAACTAAAAGAACATTGTGAACAGAATCCAGATGGCGTGACTTAAAAATGTTATACAAGCTCAGTGTAACCTCATAGTATGTTCTGCAAGAAAGAACAGTATGACTTTGGAAACTGTTCTATAAGAAGAGTGTGATCTGACAGAATGTTTTACAGGTGCGATGACGAAGAACTGATTCAGATCCCGTTGTTCTATCGGAAGCTGCCATATTAGACACGTCCAAGCTGCTAGAAGAGCTgctgccagagttgccacaaggtTTATTGTCACGTCAGTTTTCATGCTGGGCCCTGGCCATCCCTAAGATAGGTGCTGTCATAGATGACACAATCGCTGCCACAACCACAATTACACTCAGGAAAATAGTCATAGCTCTCATACGAATAGTCGTCATATTCACTGAAGAAAAAACGTTGGTCGATAGGCGctgaaaaagataaaaaaaatatagTTATATTATGATAAAAacattaaaaatgttatattataAACTGTGttgtatgtaataataataataataataataataataataataataataataataataataataataataataataataataataataataataataataataatattattattattattattattattattattattattattattattattattattattattatttttattattatttttattattattacgtgAACGCCTTCACGTTCAAAACTAAACGTGCATGTTTACATCAGTTTAGAAACAGGCTTTTATAACGCCATCAGCTCACCAGGAGAGATAGCAGAAGCTGCAGAGGGATCTTGTGTGGAGTTTATCTCAAAGTCGTTGTCTCCAGAATCCTGCTCCTGAACGCCGATGTCGTCATGGGGGGTGTCGTTGACCGAGCGAACGTTTCCGTTCTCGAACCCTTGGTCGTTTTCTATAGGGTCGTCAGTAACATATACTTGTTCCATGTCGTTGTTTGTAACCTTTTCCGGTTTCGTGCTACGGCGGAGTCCACCGTCCTGGCCACTGTCACCGGTCGCTAGAGTCGTCGTCGTTGATGTGGGACTCCTCGCCCCCTCGGCAGTTTGGTTGACTTGGGCTTCACCGTCGGAATTGTGGTGGCCTGGTTTGTCTTCGTCGAGGTTATAGTTATCGGGGAGGTGAATACTAGATGCCTCGTCTTGCTTGTCGTGGTTTTGGGCGTTGTCCTGCTTGTCGTGGCTCTGGGCGTTTTCCTGCTTGTCGTGGCTCCGGGCGTTATCCTGCTTGTCGTGGATCTGAGCATCATGGCTCTGAGCGTCGTGGATCTGAGCGTCGTGGCTCTGAGCGTCGTGGCTCTGAGCGTCGTGGCTCTGAGCGTCGTGGCTCTGAGCGTCGTGGCTCTGAGCGTCGTGGCTCTGAGCGTCGTGGATCTGAGCGTCGTGGCTCTGAGCGTCGTGGATCTGAGCGTCATGGCTCTGAGCGTCGTAGATCTGAGCGTCGTCGCTCTGAGTGTCGTCCTGCTTGTCGTGGCTCTGAGCGTCGTCCTGCTTGTCGTGGCTCTGAGCGTCGTCCTGCTTGTCGTGGCTCTGAGCGTCGTCCTGCTTGTCGTGGCTCTGAGCGTCGTCCTGCTTGTCGTGGCTCTGAGCGTCGTCCTGCTTGTCGTGGCTCTGAGCGTCGTCCTGCTTGCCGTGTCTCTCAACATGTAAGCCGTGGGATCTCCCGGGGGAGTCGAGGTGGTCGGGGAAGGGGGCGGAAGCCACAAGGGAAGCCAccgtcagcagcagcaggagacacgCCGTCAGGCAGGTCTTGGGTGACGGTGTGGCCATGGTTCCTGGTGCAGGAGTGATGGTCTGAAGACACACCGTCCTTGCTTTTATTATATAACCTGAGCCCCTCTACCTGAGTCCTTAACTCTCTCACTTAAGATGTAGCATCTCTCCTTTCACCATAAGTTATCTTGTTTACCGAGCATCCACTCTACtgtctacttcccccccccctccctacccccaTACTCCCTCCCTTGTCTTCCCATTTCGCCTTGTTTATGCTCTTCTCCAACAATTTCCGTATCTCATTCAATTCATCTCTTTTTCGCATATATCTTCCTGCTTCAGAATTGTTTCCCAATCCCCTTTGTCTCTAAGCTTCTTTTGCTCCTCGTTTTCCGTCATCCTTCATCCTGGTGTTACATCCTAACGTGGTTGCTAGAGTGATGGTCTCCTATATTACAGGTCCAAGTTCGAATCCCCCGATTATTCCTTGAAAACTTTTTAAGCAACCGAATCTTCCTGGGGCAGGATTCACCAAGCATTTGCGCAATCACTTGCAAGGCCAATGAatgtcctcaatcatggcggctttgcttTCATTTCCTTAACAATTTATGAGGTCCGAAGccctacgaggttgtttataacaataataatcctGGGTATTGAAGTTTCGAAGCTTGTTaacggtttaataaatgtaaataaagccgCTGTGaatcaggaaagatgtacaggtttcgtaagtggttgcgtaaaaGCTTGGTGATTCCTGGCCTAGGTTGTGGAAAACAATCAGTTGTCCTGTGACGACACTACGCAGCAAGTGTACCACAGGACAGTGTGAGTGTTCTACTCCTGTGGAACATCTACTTCCGAAAGTTAGTGCCAGAGGCTATGCAAATGAGTTTACACTAACTTGTTCCAGGGGATAAGACAAAGTTGTAACTCAACCACGAAACCCTTAAAACTACTTCCTATGTTCTTCCTATTACTGTAGTACATGATAATATCATTAACAACAACAGTTACCATTTCCGTTGTTGTTATTAATATTAGTAtttttattattgagaaaattagAAGGATCTACGAGGAGGGTTTGAATttatgctctgggtactcccaagcatagTAATACAGTAatatggccgagcggacagcacacgggacttgtgatcctgtggtcctgggttcgatcccaggcgccggcgagaaacattgggcagagtttctttcaccctatgcccctgttacctagcagtaaataggtacctgggtgttagtcagctgtcatgggctgcttcctgggggtggaggcctggtcgaagaccgggccgcggggacattaaagccccgaaatcatctcaagataatcaagataatattattattatttaaattattataatacaagtgCTCGAGGCCGTAAAAAAAAGAGAGCATTTGAGACTTCAGTTGTTTACCCCCTGAACCAGGGACCCTTACGAAGCTCTTGGTTACCCCCTTGGCCAGGGGCCCTCACGAAGCTCTTGGTTACCCCCTTGGCCAGGAGCCCTCACGAAGCTCTTGTTTGCCCCCTGGACCAGGGACCCTCACGAAGCTCTTGGTTACCCCCTTGGCCAGGGACCCTCACGAAGCTCTTGGTTACCCCCTTGGCCAGGGACCCTCACGAAGCTCTTGGTTACCCCCTTGGCCAGGGACCCTCACGAAGCTCTTGGTTACCCCCTTGGCCAGGGGCCCTCACGAAGCTCTTGTTGTCCCCCTGGACCAGGGACCCTCACGAAGCTCTTGTTGTCCCCCTGGACCAGGGACCCTCACGAAGCTGTTATTTACCCCCTGAACCAGGGACCCTTGCGAGGCAAGACAGATACAGTTTAATATGTCTGTGGAAGTGATTTAATATATCCCAATCTTCTTCGTCAGTCCATACGGTCTCTCTTGAATTACACccttacaaacaatacctggagCTCCTACAATACTCCTGGAGTTCCCATACAACTTCTTGGGGGTAATCCGGTACACCTGGAGCACATCCAGTATCAAGCAACATCATCACTCACTCAGTCttacctatcttgagatgatttcggggcttagcgtccccgcggcccagtcctcgaccaggcctcctttttgttacacacgtccaggaagcagcctgtagcagctgtctaactaccaggtatctatttactgctaggtaacaggggcatcagggtgaaagaaattctgcccatttgtttccgcctccaccggggatcgaacacggaacttcaggactacgaatcagaagctctgtccactcagctgtcagctaCCACTTGTAAGCACAAATTAAACGACTCTGCGTGGAGATTCTTGAGACATCACCATAACCTGTTTCTACACGAGCGTCAGAaaagatatatttattatataatatctaAATATAACCATTATAAGGACAACAGTCCCAGTGCAACAAAAGAGCCCAAGCCGACACAAGGAGCTTCCTTCCTTCAGAAGAAGATCGCCACAAAGGAAAGGAAAATTTGAATTTGCTCGAGAGGGTTCGTGAACCTTTTTAATGCGTTTTCAGAAGCTGGTCTGTGATGTAATAAGATCATAACGGAGGCAAGTTGCAAAAGAAAACCTATAAGGATTGCAGTTGAAGAACTTGCGTGAGTAGGACTCATGCATAATTCCAAGCAGAGTTTGGACAAGAGAGGGAGGACTCGTGTATAGTTCCAAGCAGAGTTAGATAAGCTAGGAAGGACTCATGTATAGTTATAAGCAGAGTTTGGACAAGAGAGGGAGGACTCGTGTATAGTTCCAAGCAGAGTTTGGACAAGAGAAGAAGGACTCATGTATAGTTCCAAGCAGAGTTTGGACAAGAGAAGAAGGACTCATGTATAGTTTCAGAACAAGATCAAGATATTATGGAAGAGTAACTATAATTGTATTGTTACTGTCATTAGAAATAAAATTAGAAAATAAATTAGAAATAAAACATTGTATCCTGTATCCTAGTTGTCTTATTCCGAACATTtacacattgattttttggttttaaattattACTTCCAGATCTTTTAACATTTAGATTTCGCATTTTCAACACTATTCAGCTGATATCTCTCAACTATTATCATTACTGCAGATCAGACATTtgccagcattaaactgcatctctcaatgagaaaatcaattggagcaaTGCTGGGATTCGAACCAGCGACCTGGGTACTCCCAGCCACACGCCATAACCCACTGGACCACGATACGATGttagtaataaataaataaataaatgtttattcaggtaaggtacatacatacaagagattttaccaaaaattatagatttatagatagagctagtacatacaatgcctaaagccactattactcaaagtgtttcgggcagaatgtaatgtaatgtaacctGGGATTCAGCTGAATCCAATAGGAGTCTTGAGGCATCGAGCTGATACCAAATCAAGTTTTCACACATTACTCGCGTGCACTCTGGTGTGGTATAGGAGTTCTTCCACCTTCAGATATATAAAGGAATCAGAAAGGTGATATATCAATTGGAACAGTTTTCCAGATgattttttcattgatatatcacgttagtgtgatttccttGTGCATCTGCTAATCTTCCGTCTATCTCAAAAGGCTATTTAGATCGTTTTGAAGCGATTGTTTATGGTATTTAGGTTCTTATGGAGTCCCAGTGTAAGAACATacaaacataagaataaagaaaaCTGCAAAGGACGTATTGACCCATAAGAGCCATTACACTATTTGTCATATTTCGAACATATATACTTTGAATTTTTGGCTTAAAATCATTACTAATCATGACTATTAGATCTTGCTAGTGTTCAGATTTGACAATTTCAAATTGTTCCTGCTATATTGTTATACCGTATTGTAGGCTCAGTATCAGACGCGACTTGGAAAAAGGGAGGAACTCACATCGTCTGCGGAGATCCGCAGTGTGTGGTTGCAAAGAGCAACATTTCTGACCCGAAAGGCGCCGTGCGGACAGTGTAATACAACAGATCAACACCCGGGACTCGCCCAGTTGTAAGAACTGATGGCTACCCTTCTGGGGACGGGCCGCCCACCGCAAGAggcaccatgatatatatgtgcttcagcctacagttcagACCTatcgtcttgtgtatgaccctgccctgcgtgacagtgaataccagcattatcctcactctaataagacttaattgaaatcctcagattaagcaaaattgtaattaaattctgtcaataaagatgttaataataataataataataaccggaAGAGGCAGTTTTTTCTTTTCATTATTTTCTACCacgaacgtggccacacatttacaatgctaaccagcgtatatacattttcttctggcttccatggacagggttagagatctgttaaacatataattcagtgattttttgaacaatcaaccacagaaggtggttttaaaatgctaatctaacctacaaactCAAATACAcaaatttacgtctgtcctacataaacagtgttcgagatgtctttttacagtgtcattaatgtgggtttacaaatgtgaaatgcaattatgaccagcttccacataccctgtatacaaatacacttatacatatatacacatatacctacacatagccacacacacacaaacacacacacacacaaacacacacacacacacacacacacacacacacacacttcgttggaagacagaagagttaggggggacatgatcaccacattcaagattctgaaggggattgatagggtagataaagacagtctatttaacacaaggggaacacgcacaaggggacacaggtggaaactgagtgcccaaatgagccacagagatattagaaagaacttttttagtgtcagagtggttgacaaatggaatgcattaggaagtgatgtggtggaggctgactccatacacagtttcaagtgtagatatgacagagcccgataggctcaggaatctgtacacctgttgattgacggttgagaggcgggaccaaagagccagagctcaacccccacaaacacaactaggtgagtacaactaggtgagtacacacacacacacacacacacacacacacacacacacacccacacacccacacacccacacccacacacacacacacacacacacacacacacacacacacacacacacacacacacacacacacacacacacacacacacacacacacacatatatatatatatatatatatatatatatatatatatatatatatatatatatatatatatatatatatatatatacgcctatGTGTCTCCTACTGAGATAGGGTAAGATAGcttctatagaaactagtgtgataTTAAGCACTTAAACACTGAAGGTGATTAGGATGCTTTTACAAAAGGCAGTGAGCAGCAAACCTAACCAAGGGGAGTCGAGTGCTGGTGTAGCGCGAGGAGCAGAATGGAAGATTGGTAAACAAGATAATTAAAACCAGGGTGTGGTAGGCGGTAGATAATGTTGGAAGAGAGAAGTGTCGTAAGAGGGAAGTTTAGAAGGCGGGGAATGAGGACGAAGAAAGATTGGGGAGGTCACTCAGTGCCTTAAAAGCAAGGACGGTGTGACTTTGGACCATCACTCCTCGACTAGGAACCATGGCCACTCAGTCACCCAAGACCTGCCTGACGGCGTGtctcctgctactgctgctgacGGTGGCGTCACTTGTGGCTTCCGCCCCCTC from the Procambarus clarkii isolate CNS0578487 chromosome 10, FALCON_Pclarkii_2.0, whole genome shotgun sequence genome contains:
- the LOC138363156 gene encoding protein starmaker-like — encoded protein: MATPSPKTCLTACLLLLLTVASLVASAPFPDHLDSPGRSHGLHVERHGKQDDAQSHDKQDDAQSHDKQDDAQSHDKQDDAQSHDKQDDAQSHDKQDDAQSHDKQDDTQSDDAQIYDAQSHDAQIHDAQSHDAQIHDAQSHDAQSHDAQSHDAQSHDAQSHDAQSHDAQIHDAQSHDAQIHDKQDNARSHDKQENAQSHDKQDNAQNHDKQDEASSIHLPDNYNLDEDKPGHHNSDGEAQVNQTAEGARSPTSTTTTLATGDSGQDGGLRRSTKPEKVTNNDMEQVYVTDDPIENDQGFENGNVRSVNDTPHDDIGVQEQDSGDNDFEINSTQDPSAASAISPAPIDQRFFFSEYDDYSYESYDYFPECNCGCGSDCVIYDSTYLRDGQGPA